In one window of Tubulanus polymorphus chromosome 3, tnTubPoly1.2, whole genome shotgun sequence DNA:
- the LOC141901535 gene encoding bifunctional arginine demethylase and lysyl-hydroxylase JMJD6-like → MDPGRNTSSQYESPREAFEKVYRKAIELGLKPEHFENLDSVQFIKTRKSNKTFWIVVSIVIAILLSCTVAFKDWPVTSRSVVDFYFEYIKKYDNGIEREKCIFPVPDFAVDVFRPVKDCSVCEGMSEVDRVSNITPEEFEKKYAYSKRPVVITDGAKNWTAPKIFSFEYFKKLYKDQPTALAEHAEKSGCQFFPYKTEFEVLEDVFDMGEARALMTDGSKPWYIGWSNCDSKISAELRQHYDRPYFLPKLSESSKTDWIFMGSPGYGAHMHVDNVNLPSWQAQITGTKKWILEPPRECHYTCPSRVEVVIHPGEIIVLDTDTWYHATLVLGNEISIVIGSEYD, encoded by the exons ATGGATCCCGGTAGAAATACGTCATCTCAATATGAAAGTCCTCGGGAGGCTTTTGAAAAAGTTTACCGTAAAGCCATCGAGCTCGGATTAAAACCTGAACATTTCGAAAACTTGGATTCCGTTCAATTCATCAAAACTCGAAAAAGTAACAAAACTTTTTGGATAGTTGTTTCGATTGTGATTGCGATATTGTTGTCATGTACGGTAGCGTTTAAAGATTGGCCCGTCACCAGTCGAAGTGTCGTCGATTtctatttcgaatatatcaaGAAATATGACAACGGTATCGAGCGCGAAAAGTGTATTTTTCCGGTTCCTGATTTTGCTGTGGATGTTTTCCGACCGGTGAAAGATTGCAGCGTTTGCGAGGGTATGTCCGAGGTCGATCGCGTTTCGAACATCACCCCCGAGGAATTCGAGAAGAAGTACGCGTATTCCAAGCGACCGGTCGTCATCACCGATGGCGCTAAAAACTGGACGGCCCCGAAAATATTTAGCttcgaatatttcaaaaagctTTACAAGGATCAACCGACCGCGTTGGCGGAACACGCCGAAAAAAGTGGATGTCAGTTTTTTCCGTATAAAACCGAGTTTGAAGTTTTGGAAGATGTGTTTGATATGGGAGAGGCTCGTGCTCTGATGACCGATGGCTCTAAGCCGTGGTATATCGGCTG GAGCAATTGTGATTCGAAGATATCAGCTGAACTCAGACAACACTACGATCGGCCATATTTTCTACCAAAACTCTCAGAATCGAGTAAAACCGACTGGATTTTTATGGGAAGTCCCGGATATGGAGCTCATATGCAC GTTGATAATGTAAATTTGCCGTCGTGGCAGGCTCAGATTACTGGTACAAAGAAATGGATTCTAGAACCGCCTCGAGAATGTCACTATACTTGTCCATCTCGAGTAGAAGTTGTAATACATCCGGGTGAAATTA TTGTTCTGGATACCGACACGTGGTATCACGCGACACTCGTTCTCGGAAACGAGATAAGCATCGTTATTGGTTCAGAGTATGATTAA
- the LOC141901028 gene encoding alanine--tRNA ligase, cytoplasmic-like isoform X2, with protein MESMSGADVREAYYEFFKEKQHIYVHSSATVPLDDPTLLFANAGMNQFKPIFLGSVDPNSDMSKYVRVFNSQKCIRAGGKHNDLDDVGKDVYHHTFFEMLGNWSFGDYFKKEVCEWAWEFLTDRLKLQKDRLYVTYFGGNKATGLEPDDETKQIWLNLGLSEDRVKPFSMKDNFWEMGDTGPCGPCTEIHYDRIGNRDASHLVNMDDPDVLEIWNLVFIQFNRESDGSLNVLPKKHVDCGMGLERLVSVIQNKTSNYDTDFFVPIFNAIKQFTGCRDYTGKVGTDDTDGVDMAYRVLADHVRTIVIALADGGRPDNSGRGYVLRRILRRAVRYGTEKLGAKPGVFASLVDVVIQTLGDAFPEVTKDPDEIKVIINEEEAQFLKTLTRGHRLLERTIGKLGDTATLPGDVAWRLYDTYGFPVDLTQLMVEEKGLTIDMQSYEEAKKEAQLRSQATGGGVDDKINLDVHAISDLQNKGLPATDDLAKYSYTADEAGNYVFESCESEVKMLRHNKQFVDSVTTGTECGVLLDKTCFYVEQGGQIYDEGFIVKVGDEAVEFTVKNVQVRGGYVLHIGNIEGQLKVGDKVKLFIDQSRRRSVMNNHTGTHMLNYALRSVLGEADQRGSLVAPDKLRFDFTAKGAMTTKQIKETETITNTMATKNEEVFDKNTPLADAKAIQGLRAVFDETYPDPVRVVSIGIPVDQLTSDPTGPLGHTTSIEFCGGTHLKRAGHLGNFVIVSEEAISKGVRRIVAVTGQEAEKALHKADLLDKEYLQLETKIETGIKTQQFTQKQLNKHIAELSDEVSQSSVPSWRKDEMRNKLKGLKKKLDDLDKAKKAAITAEVLEEAKKMTESKANEPIVIHEFKAGSNAKALNTAMKQFTTSSPKTATMFFSVDRDEGKILCMSAVHKDVAKTTGLKANEWVQNICTLIGGKGGGKEMSAQATGTNTDTLGEAIQLSWDFAKLKLGN; from the exons atggaATCGATGAGTGGAGCTGATGTTCGTGAAGCGtattatgaatttttcaagGAGAAACAACATATTTATGTTCATTCTTCGGCTACAGTTCCCCTCGATGATCCTACATTACTATTCGCTAATGCTGGAATGAATCAG tTCAAGCCTATTTTCCTGGGTTCTGTCGACCCCAATAGTGACATGTCCAAGTATGTGAGGGTTTTTAATAGTCAGAAATGTATTCGAGCTGGAGGTAAACATAATGATTTGGATGACGTAGGAAAAGATGTTTATCATCATACATTCTTTGAGATGTTGGGAAATTGGTCGTTCGGTGATTATTTCAAG AAAGAAGTTTGTGAGTGGGCGTGGGAGTTTCTGACCGACCGACTGAAGTTACAGAAAGACCGACTTTACGTTACTTACTTCGGCGGAAATAAAGCAACCGGTCTCGAACCTGACGATGAAACTAAACAGATCTGGTTGAATTTAGG tctgaGTGAAGATCGCGTAAAGCCATTTTCGATGAAGGATAATTTTTGGGAGATGGGTGACACGGGTCCGTGTGGTCCGTGTACTGAAATACACTACGATCGTATCGGTAATAGAGATGCCAGTCATCTCGTAAACATGGACGATCCTGATGTGCTCGAAATATGGAATCTAGTGTTTATCCAGTTTAACAG agaATCAGACGGCTCTTTAAATGTGTTACCTAAGAAGCACGTAGATTGTGGTATGGGATTAGAGCGTTTAGTGTCTGTAATACAGAATAAAACATCTAATTACGACACCGATTTCTTTGTACCTATATTCAATGCTATAAAACAG TTTACAGGATGTCGTGATTACACCGGTAAAGTTGGTACCGATGATACCGACGGTGTAGATATGGCTTACAGAGTTCTAGCTGATCATGTGAGAACTATAGTGATAGCGCTGGCTGACGGAGGTCGCCCTGATAATTCGGGCAGAGG aTATGTATTGAGGAGAATTTTAAGGCGTGCAGTACGATACGGAACTGAGAAACTTGGAGCGAAACCTGGTGTATTCGCTTCACTTGTCGATGTTGTTATTCAAACTCTT gGTGATGCATTCCCGGAAGTAACAAAAGATCCAGATGAG ATTAAAGTGATAATCAATGAAGAGGAAGCACAATTTCTGAAGACATTGACGCGAGGTCATCGTTTGTTGGAACGTACCATCGGTAAATTAGGGGATACAGCTACATTACCCG GTGATGTAGCGTGGAGACTGTACGATACTTACGGATTCCCCGTTGATTTAACGCAGTTGATGGTAGAAGAGAAAGGGTTAACAATCGATATGCAATCTTACGAGGAAGCGAAAAAAGAAGCTCAG TTAAGGTCACAGGCTACAGGTGGCGGTGTTGACGATAAGATTAATTTAGACGTACACGCGATCAGTGATCTACAGAATAAAGGTCTGCCAGCTACTGACGATCTTGCTAAATACAGTTATACGGCTGATGAAGCTGGCAACTATG TGTTTGAATCGTGCGAAAGTGAGGTAAAAATGTTACGCCACAATAAACAGTTCGTAGATAGTGTAACCACGGGAACAGAATGCGGTGTATTGTTGGATAAAACGTGTTTCTACGTGGAACAAGGTGGACAGATTTACGACGAAGGATTCATAGTGAAAGTGGGCGATGAG GCGGTGGAATTTACTGTGAAAAATGTTCAAGTAAGAGGAGGTTATGTGCTACATATTGGTAATATTGAAGGTCAGCTGAAAGTCGGTGATAAAGTGAAACTATTCATTGATCAG TCGAGAAGAAGAAGTGTAATGAATAATCATACAGGAACGCATATGTTAAACTACGCTTTGAGATCCGTTCTGGGTGAAGCCGATCAGAGAGGTTCTTTAGTCGCTCCTGATAAACTTCGATTTGATTTTACCGCTAAG gGCGCCATGACGACGAAACAGATCAAAGAAACGGAAACTATAACGAATACGATGGCGACAAAAAATGAAGAAGTTTTTGACAAGAATACGCCACTAGCAGACGCGAAGGCTATTCAAGGATTGAGAGCTGTATTTGACGAG ACGTATCCGGATCCAGTACGAGTTGTATCTATAGGAATTCCAGTAGATCAGTTGACTAGTGATCCTACGGGACCGCTCGGTCATACGACATCTATCGAGTTCTGTGGAGGAAC acatttgaaaagaGCTGGACATTTAGGTAACTTTGTGATAGTATCGGAGGAAGCAATATCTAAAGGTGTGAGGAGAATTGTAGCAGTAACCGGTCAGGAAGCTGAAAAG gcgTTACACAAAGCAGATCTGTTAGACAAAGAATACCTTCAACTGGAGACCAAAATTGAAACGGGAATAAAAACTCAACAGTTTACTCAGAAACAGCTCAACAAACATATTGCGGAACTTTCTGAT gAAGTATCTCAGTCGAGCGTGCCATCTTGGAGAAAggatgaaatgagaaacaaacTGAAAGGTCTCAAGAAGAAATTAGACGATCTTGATAAAGCTAAAAAGGCCGCGATTACTGCAGAG GTTTTAGAAGAAGCGAAGAAAATGACGGAATCTAAAGCGAACGAACCGATCGTGATTCATGAATTCAAAGCCGGATCAAACGCGAAAGCATTGAATACCGCGATGAAACAATTCACTACCTCTTCACCTAAAACTGCTACTATGTTTTTCTCAGTCGACCGAGATGAAGGAAAGATTCTATGTATGAGTGCTGTTCATAAG GATGTAGCAAAAACAACAGGACTGAAAGCCAATGAATGGGTACAGAATATCTGCACTCTGATTGGTGGAAAAGGTGGTGGTAAAGAAATGTCGGCGCAAGCTACCGGTACGAATACCGATACGTTAGGAGAAGCTATTCAACTGTCGTGGGATTTTGCCAAATTAAAACTCGGGAATTGA
- the LOC141901028 gene encoding alanine--tRNA ligase, cytoplasmic-like isoform X1, whose protein sequence is MHKIGLFRKKMESMSGADVREAYYEFFKEKQHIYVHSSATVPLDDPTLLFANAGMNQFKPIFLGSVDPNSDMSKYVRVFNSQKCIRAGGKHNDLDDVGKDVYHHTFFEMLGNWSFGDYFKKEVCEWAWEFLTDRLKLQKDRLYVTYFGGNKATGLEPDDETKQIWLNLGLSEDRVKPFSMKDNFWEMGDTGPCGPCTEIHYDRIGNRDASHLVNMDDPDVLEIWNLVFIQFNRESDGSLNVLPKKHVDCGMGLERLVSVIQNKTSNYDTDFFVPIFNAIKQFTGCRDYTGKVGTDDTDGVDMAYRVLADHVRTIVIALADGGRPDNSGRGYVLRRILRRAVRYGTEKLGAKPGVFASLVDVVIQTLGDAFPEVTKDPDEIKVIINEEEAQFLKTLTRGHRLLERTIGKLGDTATLPGDVAWRLYDTYGFPVDLTQLMVEEKGLTIDMQSYEEAKKEAQLRSQATGGGVDDKINLDVHAISDLQNKGLPATDDLAKYSYTADEAGNYVFESCESEVKMLRHNKQFVDSVTTGTECGVLLDKTCFYVEQGGQIYDEGFIVKVGDEAVEFTVKNVQVRGGYVLHIGNIEGQLKVGDKVKLFIDQSRRRSVMNNHTGTHMLNYALRSVLGEADQRGSLVAPDKLRFDFTAKGAMTTKQIKETETITNTMATKNEEVFDKNTPLADAKAIQGLRAVFDETYPDPVRVVSIGIPVDQLTSDPTGPLGHTTSIEFCGGTHLKRAGHLGNFVIVSEEAISKGVRRIVAVTGQEAEKALHKADLLDKEYLQLETKIETGIKTQQFTQKQLNKHIAELSDEVSQSSVPSWRKDEMRNKLKGLKKKLDDLDKAKKAAITAEVLEEAKKMTESKANEPIVIHEFKAGSNAKALNTAMKQFTTSSPKTATMFFSVDRDEGKILCMSAVHKDVAKTTGLKANEWVQNICTLIGGKGGGKEMSAQATGTNTDTLGEAIQLSWDFAKLKLGN, encoded by the exons atgcataaaattggattatttcgaaag aaaatggaATCGATGAGTGGAGCTGATGTTCGTGAAGCGtattatgaatttttcaagGAGAAACAACATATTTATGTTCATTCTTCGGCTACAGTTCCCCTCGATGATCCTACATTACTATTCGCTAATGCTGGAATGAATCAG tTCAAGCCTATTTTCCTGGGTTCTGTCGACCCCAATAGTGACATGTCCAAGTATGTGAGGGTTTTTAATAGTCAGAAATGTATTCGAGCTGGAGGTAAACATAATGATTTGGATGACGTAGGAAAAGATGTTTATCATCATACATTCTTTGAGATGTTGGGAAATTGGTCGTTCGGTGATTATTTCAAG AAAGAAGTTTGTGAGTGGGCGTGGGAGTTTCTGACCGACCGACTGAAGTTACAGAAAGACCGACTTTACGTTACTTACTTCGGCGGAAATAAAGCAACCGGTCTCGAACCTGACGATGAAACTAAACAGATCTGGTTGAATTTAGG tctgaGTGAAGATCGCGTAAAGCCATTTTCGATGAAGGATAATTTTTGGGAGATGGGTGACACGGGTCCGTGTGGTCCGTGTACTGAAATACACTACGATCGTATCGGTAATAGAGATGCCAGTCATCTCGTAAACATGGACGATCCTGATGTGCTCGAAATATGGAATCTAGTGTTTATCCAGTTTAACAG agaATCAGACGGCTCTTTAAATGTGTTACCTAAGAAGCACGTAGATTGTGGTATGGGATTAGAGCGTTTAGTGTCTGTAATACAGAATAAAACATCTAATTACGACACCGATTTCTTTGTACCTATATTCAATGCTATAAAACAG TTTACAGGATGTCGTGATTACACCGGTAAAGTTGGTACCGATGATACCGACGGTGTAGATATGGCTTACAGAGTTCTAGCTGATCATGTGAGAACTATAGTGATAGCGCTGGCTGACGGAGGTCGCCCTGATAATTCGGGCAGAGG aTATGTATTGAGGAGAATTTTAAGGCGTGCAGTACGATACGGAACTGAGAAACTTGGAGCGAAACCTGGTGTATTCGCTTCACTTGTCGATGTTGTTATTCAAACTCTT gGTGATGCATTCCCGGAAGTAACAAAAGATCCAGATGAG ATTAAAGTGATAATCAATGAAGAGGAAGCACAATTTCTGAAGACATTGACGCGAGGTCATCGTTTGTTGGAACGTACCATCGGTAAATTAGGGGATACAGCTACATTACCCG GTGATGTAGCGTGGAGACTGTACGATACTTACGGATTCCCCGTTGATTTAACGCAGTTGATGGTAGAAGAGAAAGGGTTAACAATCGATATGCAATCTTACGAGGAAGCGAAAAAAGAAGCTCAG TTAAGGTCACAGGCTACAGGTGGCGGTGTTGACGATAAGATTAATTTAGACGTACACGCGATCAGTGATCTACAGAATAAAGGTCTGCCAGCTACTGACGATCTTGCTAAATACAGTTATACGGCTGATGAAGCTGGCAACTATG TGTTTGAATCGTGCGAAAGTGAGGTAAAAATGTTACGCCACAATAAACAGTTCGTAGATAGTGTAACCACGGGAACAGAATGCGGTGTATTGTTGGATAAAACGTGTTTCTACGTGGAACAAGGTGGACAGATTTACGACGAAGGATTCATAGTGAAAGTGGGCGATGAG GCGGTGGAATTTACTGTGAAAAATGTTCAAGTAAGAGGAGGTTATGTGCTACATATTGGTAATATTGAAGGTCAGCTGAAAGTCGGTGATAAAGTGAAACTATTCATTGATCAG TCGAGAAGAAGAAGTGTAATGAATAATCATACAGGAACGCATATGTTAAACTACGCTTTGAGATCCGTTCTGGGTGAAGCCGATCAGAGAGGTTCTTTAGTCGCTCCTGATAAACTTCGATTTGATTTTACCGCTAAG gGCGCCATGACGACGAAACAGATCAAAGAAACGGAAACTATAACGAATACGATGGCGACAAAAAATGAAGAAGTTTTTGACAAGAATACGCCACTAGCAGACGCGAAGGCTATTCAAGGATTGAGAGCTGTATTTGACGAG ACGTATCCGGATCCAGTACGAGTTGTATCTATAGGAATTCCAGTAGATCAGTTGACTAGTGATCCTACGGGACCGCTCGGTCATACGACATCTATCGAGTTCTGTGGAGGAAC acatttgaaaagaGCTGGACATTTAGGTAACTTTGTGATAGTATCGGAGGAAGCAATATCTAAAGGTGTGAGGAGAATTGTAGCAGTAACCGGTCAGGAAGCTGAAAAG gcgTTACACAAAGCAGATCTGTTAGACAAAGAATACCTTCAACTGGAGACCAAAATTGAAACGGGAATAAAAACTCAACAGTTTACTCAGAAACAGCTCAACAAACATATTGCGGAACTTTCTGAT gAAGTATCTCAGTCGAGCGTGCCATCTTGGAGAAAggatgaaatgagaaacaaacTGAAAGGTCTCAAGAAGAAATTAGACGATCTTGATAAAGCTAAAAAGGCCGCGATTACTGCAGAG GTTTTAGAAGAAGCGAAGAAAATGACGGAATCTAAAGCGAACGAACCGATCGTGATTCATGAATTCAAAGCCGGATCAAACGCGAAAGCATTGAATACCGCGATGAAACAATTCACTACCTCTTCACCTAAAACTGCTACTATGTTTTTCTCAGTCGACCGAGATGAAGGAAAGATTCTATGTATGAGTGCTGTTCATAAG GATGTAGCAAAAACAACAGGACTGAAAGCCAATGAATGGGTACAGAATATCTGCACTCTGATTGGTGGAAAAGGTGGTGGTAAAGAAATGTCGGCGCAAGCTACCGGTACGAATACCGATACGTTAGGAGAAGCTATTCAACTGTCGTGGGATTTTGCCAAATTAAAACTCGGGAATTGA
- the LOC141901029 gene encoding phenylalanine--tRNA ligase, mitochondrial-like: protein MILLRNICGASLSLIGPPKQSLNLVLLLLTRRMKSSGVSLKGEPSVVINNDTYRTSENTNVTPKIISKIGKNLHNRKHHPLNLIRHRIQDYFYKTFQGPGQSPLFAVLDNLSPVVTTVQNFDSLLVPVDHVSRSVRDTYYINNEYLLRAHTSAHQVDVMKMGFDAFLVVGDVYRRDEIDASHYPVFHQMEGVRLFNEHQLFQETPGMKLFEDGKRVSDKQQFHTADAARIVECDLKQTLLGLAQHLFGKDVETRWVDEYFPFTHPSFELEVKFQGKWMEVLGCGIIEQELLHSAGVGNKIGWAFGLGLERLAMKLFSIPDIRLFWSEDSGFLSQFQVNDSSTSITYNPISLYPQCTNDISFWIPTDREFCSNDFYDLVRTIGGDLVEQVKLFDEFYHAKNQRTSHAYRIVYRHMEKTLTQDEVNYIHSQIEEAAVNELNVVIR, encoded by the exons ATGATTCTTCTAAGGAATATCTGTGGCGCCTCATTGTCGCTGATCGGCCCTCCTAAACAATCATTAAATCTGGTGTTGTTATTATTGACTCGAAGAATGAAATCGTCAGGTGTCAGTTTGAAAGGTGAACCAAGCGTCGTTATAAACAATGATACATATCGAACGAGCGAAAATACGAACGTCACCCCGAAAATTATCTCGAAAATCGGCAAGAATTTACACAATCGAAAACATCATCCATTAAACCTGATCCGGCATCGAATACAGgattatttctataaaacgTTTCAAGGTCCGGGACAAAGTCCGTTATTCGCCGTGTTAGATAATCTAAGTCCGGTCGTAACGACCGTTCAGAATTTCGATAGTTTACTGGTGCCGGTCGACCACGTCAGTCGATCAGTCCGAGATACGTATTATATCAATAACGAGTATTTACTACGAGCTCATACGTCTGCTCATCAGGTCGACGTTATGAAAATGGGATTCGATGCGTTTCTCGTAGTCGGTGACGTTTATCGTCGTGATGAAATCGATGCTAGTCATTACCCGGTATTTCATCAGATGGAAGGAGTTCGACTTTTCAATGAGCATCAg ttatttcaAGAAACGCCGGGAATGAAGTTATTCGAGGATGGAAAACGAGTTTCCGATAAACAACAGTTTCATACGGCAGACGCAGCTAGAATTGTAGAATGTGATCTTAAACAAACGTTGTTAGGACTCGCGCAACATCTCTTCGGCAAAG aTGTTGAAACCCGATGGGTCGATGAATATTTCCCATTTACTCATCCTTCATTCGAATTAGAAGTGAAATTTCAAGGCAAATGGATGGAAGTTTTAGGCTGTGGTATAATTGAACAGGAACTTCTACATTCAG cGGGTGTCGGTAATAAGATCGGCTGGGCGTTTGGTCTCGGTTTAGAACGACTCGCGATGAAGCTTTTCTCTATACCAGATATACGTCTATTCTGGAGCGAGGATTCAGGATTTTTATCTCAGTTTCAAGTTAATGATTCGTCAACTTCTATCACTTATAAc ccTATAAGCCTGTATCCTCAATGCACGAATGATATCTCATTCTGGATTCCGACCGATCGGGAATTTTGTAGCAACGATTTCTACGATCTCGTACGTACAATAGGTGGCGACCTGGTCGAGCAGGTGAAGCTGTTCGATGAATTTTATCACGCGAAGAATCAACGAACAAGTCACGCTTACCGCATCGTATATCGACACATGGAGAAAACGCTGACACAAGATGAAGTGAATTATATTCATTCACAGATTGAAGAAGCCGCGgtgaatgaattgaatgtaGTTATCCGTTAA